The Populus alba chromosome 6, ASM523922v2, whole genome shotgun sequence genomic interval tcaattttgatatcaaactttattttcttttttttagtcctttttttATGGAGGAGAGAGAGGGGTTGGCGAATTCTAGTGTTAAGAAGAAAATTGTCGTTGACCTCAATTTAAGACACAAAATcgtttatttttgtgtcaaatggtGCCATGTTATGAGAGAAGTTAAGAttaggttttgtatttttttcttaaaaacacctccaaaaacatatttgagctTAGAACGATTTTTGGTTTCGAGTTCCTTTCAGGTTATGGGGctgttttttgcatttttaaaaatcattgattggtTTAACAAGGTTCCTATAGCGTTTTCTAagtgttttgaataaaaacaaatagattgaaaatgagtttttttggtaaaaaacaaCAACCTTGTTTTTCCAACCAACCAATTTCTAGATTATAGGGAGCTCCAGATGACGCGTTGGTTTTTCTCAAACAATTAAGGTGAACGAGATCCACCCCATtaacttacaaaaaaataataattaaaggccCCTATGTGAGCGCTTTCTTGCTGGGCCAGGCTCGTGGCCTAGCTTACCTAGTCCAGCACCGCctgctttttttcttaattttaattttttattaatacctttttatttcttttttaaaataatttttaaatttatgttttaattaatagtcattgtttgtgatttttttttgttatttagctttttttaaataacgattatttttttaagaggttatatatttttttatatatcttatatggattaaatttttattttattataatgtttttaatatgtcCAACCttgcatataatattttttccttttattttattcaaaaaacaatttatatgtgtgtcgatttctattacaaattaattttaataaacaaactcATTAAACACAACCAAGTAAATGACCAAtgttatgatattaaatattttcatttacgtctctcaattttttcaattatatttttatttgtcgcTAATAACGCTTTGttcatttatttacataatagttcgtgatttatttaattcaatgcatgcataagttttttttttttttacatcttttattttttttatgtaaaagaaCAAGTTGAAAAAATCTATaggttcatttttttatcatgtattggtgttttcaatttgatccttgtttttatgatttcttatatttttccttGAACTTTTTGTAAAAATGTTATTGTAtttagtttcatcattcaatccaagTTGATAGTGtattgctctctctctctctctctctccatttatgacctcattcttttttttttcttttgttgatgttttgttcttttcaatttaaatctcAAAGTGAAAATTTGGTGttgccctttaatttattttttttatttctattttaatccccattcttttaattgttatgttttaatttggattttttgtttatatttttttaatttcatccttcaacatttaattttctagagattgagcttcatgatttttttttcatatatagtgCTTCCGATCTAATGATCAAAGtcacaagtttgaaaagttaacaggggttgatattttattttatttttcgatATCAttgttcaacattttttttatatataaaaaaatagctttgtgattttgtttaatttctttttctatataattatcCCGATCTCATGACCTAAGACATGTATTTTCCAGGTTAATCAGGACTAGTTTACCCTTTGATGTCCATATTAAATGTCAATCTTGTTGTCTTAGGCTGGCtcacaccattttttttaatctttttttattatgtttcgtTCTTCCATGTTTAAttgactaaaaattaaataacatcatCTTTTTactattgtgtgtgtgtgtatttctgTTTGCTATTGTTGCctctttttttcatatgattcgAATACAGCTAGATTATTTAGTTGATCGGGACTATAACCCAAGTTATtggatttctcttttttttattatttaatatgctTGCAACACATAAATAttttactgaaaaaataatacaaactcACCAGATAACACAAGCACCAgtctagtgtgtgtgtgtgaatgaATCAATTTGGTGCCacactaattataattttttaaaacctttgAATTGCTCAagtgaaaacataattttattattaaactctATTTGCTTATCCCTAATCTTTTTCCCTATGCCAGGAATACTAAAATCTATTTCAAAAGTAAGGATATCAATTAAATCCAAATCCTATAGATACACTCAAACGTTGGATTCAATTTGTGGAAAAGATTCGATACAAAAGGAAGGTTCGTGCATActgaattcaaataaatatactttattttttaatatatgataatttaaaataacattaacttaatttttttaatctattttaactATGTAGATGAGCATGAGAGTGATACATCAAAGATTGCAGACATGCATCATGTGAACGaagaattttctttcaaaactgatatgattttttttttctaatgatcATGCTTACAATATCTATAATGCTTATGCACTCCAAGAAGGTTTTGGAgtacagagagttcaaaaacaTTGCAATAAATATGGTAAATATTTTCTTGATCTCAATTATTTGTTTCATAATCTTCATCTAATTGCTTTGTAGAATATGAAAGCtaattaatggataaatatTGTggagttatattttatttgtaatgtcTTTAAGCAACACTTAGCTCTAAAAATACTGTCCTAGaatatcatattgtttttgcttgttattttaaaacaaaaggtagATTTTAAGAACTTGGAATATgttatataattctttttataaattgttttatttgtttcatgTTCTTCTAATAATTGTTAAACAAAAGAAGAGGCAATTTTGTTCTCATACTTTGATTTTTAGGAATGAAGCATCCTTGATGTActgtacataaaatattatttttcttgcttaTGATGTATTCATCTGGTTCGAGCAAtagaggaaaaaataataacggAGAAGGCCTTGAGCAAGTCTGTTTGTCTGTCAACAAGTCTGCCTTTGATAATGTTCTGACTCAGACAAGTCAGTGCAAATGCAACAACTTCCGCTATACATAAAATCTTAAGGtggttaatcaaaaaaaaaaaaaaaaaaaaaaaaaaaaaaaaatcttaaggtggtgcagtaataataatttgaaatgaagaaatttatttttcctataattttagattcaaatcctataattatcaatattaatgatCATTGAAAATTTACCTGATTATTAACTTTAGGtccataataattaattaaggtaCACGCAAGCTGATCCGAACATCTTATATGAATTGTAACGATCTTTCTCTAGACACAAAGCACTGGAAAGCTGAAGAGCGTAaagacttgtttatttttatattttaaaaatatttaaattttttttatttaaaattaatattttttttaatgtttttatattattttaatgtgctaatatcaaaaataatttttaaaaaataaaaaaattattattttaatatatttttaaattaaaaaacattttaaaaaataatcatgcatGTTGTAAACATCGCAGCTCGCCGGCTAGAAACCTAGAAAGATATGCCAACAACTTGGTAGCAATCTAGCATTCTTGCTtacaaattaatctttttacaAAACCCGTTTGAGCAAAATATTAAGAACTTTAAAATAGCTTATTTTGATTAATGTATGAGCCCACTATTTTAAACCAATGCATAAGACTCTTGTGTTCTGTCACATGCAGCTGtgtttgaaagaaattaaacagaTTCTCATCCACACCTTATTCTTCAATAAAACCATGGAATACATCTCTCATCCCTTTATCAAGTTCCCTATCGATGAGGGAACAATTTGTCCAAGTCTAAAAATCAAATCCATtaactttctattttaaaacatgatgtaaattatatattttttttaattttattttatttaaaataatttttttatatttttaaattattttaatattctaatatcaaaaataaacttttttttattttaatatatttttaaacaaaaaatactttaaatcatcATCACAACACACCTAAATTTATATCCTCCAGAAACTCAGTATTGTCAAGCTCTTGCCTAAAAGAAACGAAAcaaagtgaatttcaaaaagaatttaTGATTAATCTAAGTCATCTAAAtagattcaatatattattattattattattctttttataaaaatatattattcaacaTGTtaccatttaaatattttaaaaatatttcatccagtatacattgaaatttttgcttcctaaaatcacttttttttagattgaaaaaaatgattagcCTGCAACATGGCACAGGTAAAAAAACCAggcatatattattttctatccAGCACACTACAACATTCAAATTGTGGCATAACTTCTCCAAAAGTTCCTccataaatttatcaaaacccgATACTAGTAGTTATTATTGCACCTATCTAGGCCAAAAGAAGGGGAGTGAAGAACACGGGCTGTCTAAGCTTCGTCATGATCTTTTTCATCATCAACTGTGTGATCATAAGACCGATATTGAAAATCCTCATCTTGACTCTGCATAGAAGTGCCGAAAACAAATGATTTTGTCCCCATTGTTGTGAAAGGCATCAGACCAAAAGCTCGAGCTGTTTTGATCTCCCTTGCAACCTTTCTCTGGGCTTTGGCACTTATGCCAGTCTACAAAATAAAGATGATGACGTAAGGCAGGATTCCACTTTTTTATCATAGATTCAATGAACAGCAATTACTTGAATTGACACTCAATGCTACCTGTCTCCTCTTAATAATAATTCCAGCATCTGTTATGAAGTTTGCAAGGAATCTAACATTCTGCtcggagaaaaaaaaacgatgaaTTTAGGTATGTGCCCAAAAATGTGGAGATTGCAAGGATAATAGTGActtgaattaatatttaacaATTATGTTCCAACAAATGAAGTTGAAGAtataatcaacaataaaaatgtAGAGATTGCAAGGGATAGCCCTGACTTGAATTAATATTTAGCTATTATTTTCCAACAAATGAAGTAGAATCAAgaataaaacaattacaatctGATTTAGTTCAGGAGAGCAGCAGGAGAAAATTGCAACCATCAGTCACAACGGGAACAAACCAATGGGCAAAACCCACTAATTTTGCAAGCAACTAAGAATAATGCCAAACAGAACATCATTTCAAGGACCCAAGGGAATGAAGTTGCATGTTACCAGCAGCCACAATAACTCGCAGGCCAGCAGTCACTTGGGCAGTGGTTATCACTAGTGCTAGTAAGAACTTCAAGTGACTTGACTGACTCATATTCCACAATGGCAATTGTAACACCTATTAGTGGCACCTACAATTATACTATACTTAATATTATATCTTGGGAGCATAAATGACAGACATTGTGTGATAAGCTCACCCGAAAATCAGCTTTACTCAGAACTTCCGCAGTAGTTACACAAAATTCATCCCGTCTTTCTCTACGTACAAATGGCTTTGTAAGATCCAGATCCTGCACACGACCCATAAGGTCTTAGACAAGGCAACCATGGAGACAAAGGCATAAAGAGTACAAAGTCATAGCACCAGCAATAGCGATAGTCAAGCTCTGAAAGAAGATGCCAATTGAAACAATCATCAAAGTCAAATGCAGATAGAATACTGCAACAGGGCACATTATTTCTTTCCCATTAACAGCCCATGTCACAACTTTAAACTGATCATCATTGTGTTCCCCCTGGAAAGTTCTAGGCACAACTTGTCATTTAACATCAAACTGTGATTTTTTACCTGTATGAATAATTTAGCATCATAATACAATATCTTATGTCAACTATTTCCCATAAAGACAACAGAAAATTTGCACATCAGATAGTAATAGAAACTGGTTGCTAAAAATGATTCACAGAACTTACTAAAATTAGAAATGGGCATTGAGGGAACATAAAAcaaggatttatttatttatttttaagtagaAAACGAAACCAAAATATCAATGCCACTTAAGAAACCAGAGCAAGATGCACCCCAGCCCCAGGAATACCCTTCAAAGTAGCAAACTGTATGAACCAAACTAACAAGCACACAGCAACAATACCAGATCAAATTACAACATTCTAAGTATAGATTCAATGGCTGCGCAACTGCATACCTTAATATCATAAGTATCTCCATCTTCAAAGTGTGCATCTGGCCTATACTCATCTATATCATCAATATCAACATCTATATATCCAGCTGCTTCCTGTAACTTTTCATCCATTCCATCTTTTAATGTGTTAAAACTCGAATCTAAATCATTCACCATTTCAGAACTATTTCGTTCATTCAGCCTTGAACCAGGTCCATTGCGAGCCTTTGCCAGTCTATCAAGCTTTTGGAAAAAGGATTCAGAATGTGAATTACCCCCATCAATGCCACCAAATATTCGTTGCTCAAAGCCATCAGCAGACTCAAAAGAATTGGAGCTTTGATTGTCTCCAATCCAATTATCTATTCAAATGCCAAAGATCAAAAACAATACAATGAAGTTCACAAATGGTTCCACCACATTTGGCCcagatgaaacaaaaaaatatataaaaatgacaaTAATATGAAGACTGTATTCAGGAactcaaaataataacataaccAATTGTCAACCATCATACAATCGCTAAATAAAATGCTACATATTTTTAACTTAAGCTATTTGAAAATCGTCTaaggttcttctttttttaaaaaaaaaaatctccaatcATCCAAAACAGCAtttcacaagaaaaataaaatacagagagagagagagaattggcATCCCTTTCGGTCTATTTACAAGAAGTAAAGTTAAAGGAGGTTCGATTAAAAAAGCTACATCTAAAAGGGTATCTGAAAGAGGGATTCAGTACCTGAAGGTGCATTTGTAGAGAGGGATTTGATAAGATGAGGAGCCTGAAATCGCCCGCTACTCAAGAATCCATCCCTAATGCAACGCAACGAAACCTGAGCTATCATTCTCATCTCTGCAAATAAACAatcttatcttttattattcattcatcgtaaaaattctataaacccattttcttttgattcaatGACGGATGGAAAATCACCTTAGAGTTTTGAGAAGAAGCCGGGTCGGGCGGTGCTTGAGAGTGGTGGTTGGCGAGGTTTCGGTGGTTGGCAGCGGTGTGCGTGTCTGAGATTAGAGAGGGAAGCGTCCAGTGGCGAGTTGATGCAGTATGTGGCCGTGGGTGTGGTGTTTAGGGTTCGCATGGTTATTTGGAATTGTGCtggagttgtttttaaaatattttttttattttaaaattatttttaatattaatatattaacacaatttattcaaataaaaaaattaatttgaagaaaacaaattcaaatttttaagaaatGCATTCTCAAATGGCCTTTTGGATTTATTTGACATTATATTCTAATCATATTCttgaaaagttttaatttttttagttttaatttaattttttgatataatgattattttgatgtattaatatcaaaattaaattttaaaaaatattattttaatatattttttaagtaaaaaataatttatgttatacTTCCAAACTAACCTTAAAAATGAACTTGACAcctctattatttttagttttttaagtgGTTGTTTATCACGAGTTTAGGGTTAAATtgtcatttttaaattgtttttatatgaaaatattaaattaattttttaaataattttttatgtgttaatattaaaaattaaaaattattttgatatatttttaattttaaaatattttttaaaaaatataaaaggttgGATTACCAAACATATACTTAATTTGATACCTCTCTCTTATTGATCTCCATTTTTATTCCATCTCAAATTATTGAATGCATGACAATATATGAAATCACaaactctttaaaaatatttatttgattgttgCATCCTTATACAATATCAACATTATTCTATAATATTAAtgcttgcaaaaaaaattagcttcaTCTCTAATTAAGTAAAAGACTaattaaaacactttaaaaaattataattcctaACGGACATGccttttttaaaatgatcttaaaatataggttaatatcttttttttttaataatttcatatgaaaTCCTAAATAACACAAATCAATTTACTTAAATTACTTCTAtactatataatattattttgttattttattttgattatcaaaACTCTTAATTGACTTAAAATAATGcaataaaacaaagtattaaactacataaaaaattgtcatattattaaattaaattcttaattatttttttagctgatTATTATCTACTATTTTGGAAAacactaataatattaatatatatatatatatatattaaaaaaataaaactttatttgatGAAGTAATTAGAGTTTCAATAACTCTAGTTTATTTGGTTATTGCGTAATAAAAAAGCTCTTATATTATGCAATCCAAGAACACttttcaaaaatagtttttttttttaaatattattttttatggcaaaATAGTCAAACCTGGGTTGTTGATTTTCTTTCGGGGACTTCTGATGTGGCGACAAAAAACTGGTACGTATTTTTCTTGGATTCATCCGAATCCCACATGCAAAAGAGTTCAGGTGCCCAGTATGTTGTAGGTATGCTTTTAACCAAGTGGCTAAAACAGTAATGAGATGGCAAAAATCTCTTTGAATTTTACAGATAGAAGCATCTTCGAGCagcatcctttttcttttctttttattcattttttttttactgtcgaTGTGAAAACCAGcttatatataacttaattaatttcttaaaattttaaaattaataattatttaagcttttaataactttaaaatttataatactttaactaataatttttaaaaaataaactcataacCTTTAATACACCCCACCAAATTCACATACTTGTTACATATAAATGAAAGCAATAAATGAGTTTCAGGCAGCCACTGAGGTGCTTGTGAGCGGTGTGTGATATTTGGTTCGCAGCTGTCACTGCATGAGAGTTTAATGTAAGATTGTCAAATTTCTGataggtattttattttttcaattcgaATAGGAATagaatattttagttttgaattattttgacatgTCGGGAGTtatactgtttatatatatatatatatatatatattcaataaataaaatttaaattcaagataaattaattataaattatgtaatacaaatataatatcaaaaattataattttaaaatttaaaatatttttaaatagttaagattaaataattctttaacttaaagtaattcaacttaaataaaatattaaaatattatgaaagtaaaatgtttaaacacaaatattttaaatataaagttaggttaATGTTATTAAGACTAATGGAATTTAAAGCATCTattattttgctcaaattcctacaaagtataaacatgaaaaaaaaaataacacgaatataaattatatatattagtgataaatttaattttaaaaaattaatatcattgttaataaaaatattaataataattttcaatattattattaaaatcattgttattgaaaataataataaaatttttttatatatatatttggatagtttaattaattaaattgaaccaaattcaatttgattaaaTGACTTTTCAAAACTGGAACAGAATATGtgaaataaaaccaaaacattTCAATAGAAATTTAGCCGAAAAATTTGAAACGGAtcgagattttattttattttattttttaaattaatataaaatatttcggCATACAGAACAAAATTAACAACATATTTCCATGTGAGATTGTCTGGGCTCATTTAGCATCTTGCTGCTCAGTTTTCAATCAACTTGTTTCCGGCCATTGAGCTGCACGTCAAATCATAAGAATTTCTGAAGAAGTTTCATTACAGCGTTACTCTTTTCTACTCTGCTCAGATTTTGTTTCTTTCGATATTTCAAATTGTGCTTGTCATACACCCTATAGTTATTagaattttcaaaacatgacattttttatacaaaataatttaattattttaaatctaaaatttactTACATAATCATAAacataaatctttttataaatataaatgatttcTCTACATGAAATTACTATGCATATCAATTTAGTCTACATATCATTTAATAAGCACCTACATAATAATTTTACCTATCCTTCATATTTTAACttgtgaaaataattttttttttatcaaagaaaaaacataatatattcaactctaattaatattcatttttaataaagtattgacaatgctttgatgcaataataattttttaattctaacaactttataatttctttacaAAGTTTTTTTGtcccaataattttatttttattttaaatttattaatcaaatatttgaataaaattaaaaataaataaatttttattaaaaattaaatatatttagataaatattGTATCTTACGTGAGCTCTATGAGTAGCAGCTCTCTCGGTTTTCTATCATGGCTCAAGATTTGGAGGAGAACGTGCCACTTTTGAAGACTTGTGAATGCTTTAGCATTCTTTGCTGAAGATCTTGGCAGCCTGATAATCACAAGTGGGtgcatttgaattttgagaGACACTTCTTCAAAaatatagttgattttttttttcaaatttattctaggagtataatttaaaatttgcatgGTCAGGTTTATCACTAATGTTGAGTTCTTCTAGTACTTCACTTATGCAAAATTGGcgaaaaatgtaaaatttacCTCAATTGGAAAAACAATGCATTCTCTGTGCGCTTGAAAAAGTAAACAAGATTTTTATTAGAAGTTTACGGTTAGGGTATGATCAAACAGCTAGATGAGATGGTGAAGAAAGTGGCGTCGATGCTCCGGGAAACAGCAGAAGCAGGGAGGGAAAGGAGCAGCAGCAGATAGGGTACTCAATAGTTTCAGACTAGGGTACTTTCCTAGTGGTGGAGGATTTGGTGAGCAGCATTTGAACATAtttatcctctttttttctgtgggtggtggtggtggtggatacCGGAGACTAGGTGTGGTGTTTTTGggagggtggtggtggtggatacCGGAGACTAGGTGTGGTGTTTTTGGGAGGATGGTGGTGGGATAAGAGGCAGCTGGATTTGGTGATGAGTTTTGGGAGGAGGGAGCTGAGTTTGTTTGTGATTCTCCTTAAGTGATGCTATGTTTGCTTTTTCAGAGACGAGTCTGTACTAAATTTGTGCAACTGATGGAAGTCTATTTATAATTGGATACGAATATATGCAAcacaaaaagtttaattttatcccCTTTCGAGAATCTCAAGGAGGAACTGATGACACAAAGGTAAAAGAGAGGTAATGAAAAATTCAATGCTACTTCAAGGTTTGATTGTATTTAATAagcttaattaattcaaataacatgaaaaaaaaatacaatgataataaataaattcacaaaaaataattgagaacataaaatag includes:
- the LOC118057945 gene encoding uncharacterized protein, with translation MRMIAQVSLRCIRDGFLSSGRFQAPHLIKSLSTNAPSDNWIGDNQSSNSFESADGFEQRIFGGIDGGNSHSESFFQKLDRLAKARNGPGSRLNERNSSEMVNDLDSSFNTLKDGMDEKLQEAAGYIDVDIDDIDEYRPDAHFEDGDTYDIKDLDLTKPFVRRERRDEFCVTTAEVLSKADFRNVRFLANFITDAGIIIKRRQTGISAKAQRKVAREIKTARAFGLMPFTTMGTKSFVFGTSMQSQDEDFQYRSYDHTVDDEKDHDEA